GGAGCACGCGCCGATGGACACACCGCAGGTACTCAAGCGAACGATCGGCGCCTGGACGGTACACGCGATCCAGGCCGGCGCGCTCAAGCTCGACGGCGGCGCGATGTTCGGCGTGGTGCCCAAACCGCTGTGGGAGAAACGGCTTCCCGCCGACGATCGCAATCGCATCCCGATGGGCATGCGCTGTCTGTTAGTCGAGCACGATGTTGGACTCGTGCTGATCGACACCGGCGCCGGCAACAAAGAGAACGCGCGCTTCTACGAGATTTACGGCATCGAGAATCGCGGAACGACGGGACCGACAGCGCTCGAGGATGGCATCCGCGCCGCCGGCCACGCGCCCGAAGACGTGTCCATCGTGATCAACACGCACCTGCATTTCGATCACGCCGGCGGCAACACGTACCGCGACGAGAGCGGAGCCATCCGGCCGTCGATGCCCAACGCGCGCTACGTGGTGCAGCGCGGCGAGCATCACTTCGCGACGCACCTGAACGAGCG
The genomic region above belongs to Gemmatimonadaceae bacterium and contains:
- a CDS encoding MBL fold metallo-hydrolase, whose translation is EHAPMDTPQVLKRTIGAWTVHAIQAGALKLDGGAMFGVVPKPLWEKRLPADDRNRIPMGMRCLLVEHDVGLVLIDTGAGNKENARFYEIYGIENRGTTGPTALEDGIRAAGHAPEDVSIVINTHLHFDHAGGNTYRDESGAIRPSMPNARYVVQRGEHHFATHLNERTAASYFAHNYEPLRAAGRLDLVEGEREIVPGITVLPTPGHVPFHQSVLLRSKGETALYLGDLVPTTTHLPLPWIMGYDVDPLVTLETKRRILLRMEAEGWLALFEHDAFQAWGRVVHDGKAYALATD